A single window of Candidatus Dormiibacterota bacterium DNA harbors:
- the upp gene encoding uracil phosphoribosyltransferase gives MPSLANLHVAAHPAIADRLARLRDRATTTPVFRTLIEELGAFLAYEATRDLPMRDQRVETPLIETTAQRIGTRPVVAPILRAGLGLLPGFLNVIDDAVVAHLGFYRDPESLRAVPYYANLPPELADRHVFVLDPMLATGNSGVAALDALVERGAQNVTFVCVIAAPEGVRTIHAAHPGVRIVAAALDAGLNDHAYIVPGLGDAGDRMFGSLTSVPVAVRSQR, from the coding sequence ATGCCTAGCCTCGCGAACCTGCACGTTGCCGCCCATCCGGCGATTGCCGACCGGCTTGCGCGCTTGCGCGATCGAGCCACCACCACGCCGGTCTTCCGGACGCTGATCGAGGAGCTCGGCGCGTTTCTCGCGTACGAGGCAACGCGCGATTTACCGATGCGCGACCAGCGCGTCGAAACACCCCTCATCGAAACGACGGCTCAACGTATCGGCACGCGCCCCGTCGTCGCGCCGATCCTGCGCGCGGGCCTCGGCCTTCTGCCCGGTTTTCTGAACGTCATCGACGATGCGGTCGTCGCGCATTTGGGCTTCTATCGCGACCCCGAATCGCTGCGCGCCGTTCCATATTATGCGAATCTTCCACCCGAACTCGCCGATCGTCACGTCTTCGTGCTGGACCCGATGCTTGCAACGGGAAACTCCGGGGTCGCGGCGCTCGACGCGCTGGTGGAGCGCGGAGCGCAAAACGTGACGTTCGTTTGCGTGATCGCCGCCCCCGAAGGCGTGCGAACGATTCACGCCGCGCATCCCGGCGTGCGCATCGTTGCGGCCGCGCTCGATGCCGGGCTCAACGACCACGCCTACATCGTTCCCGGGCTCGGCGACGCGGGAGACCGGATGTTCGGCAGCCTCACCTCGGTGCCCGTCGCCGTCCGATCGCAGCGATAA
- a CDS encoding cytidine/deoxycytidylate deaminase family protein, with protein MRPGWDEYFMDIARTVATRATCPRATVGAVLVREHRILTTGYNGAPRGVAHCTEVGCTVINDHCQRATHAEANAIVQGALHGVGLQNATAYCTHQPCVNCSKLLISAGIVKIVYDDAYPDAVASGLLAEAGIAVVQFAALEGARPL; from the coding sequence GTGCGGCCGGGTTGGGACGAGTACTTCATGGACATCGCGCGTACGGTTGCGACGCGCGCGACCTGTCCGCGCGCAACCGTGGGTGCGGTGCTGGTGCGCGAGCATCGGATTCTAACGACCGGATATAACGGCGCGCCGCGCGGGGTCGCGCACTGTACCGAAGTCGGCTGCACCGTGATCAACGACCATTGCCAGCGCGCCACCCACGCGGAAGCGAACGCGATCGTCCAGGGCGCGTTGCACGGCGTGGGGTTGCAGAACGCGACCGCCTATTGCACGCACCAGCCGTGCGTGAATTGCTCGAAGCTTCTGATTAGTGCGGGCATCGTGAAGATCGTGTACGACGACGCGTACCCCGACGCGGTCGCAAGCGGTTTGCTCGCGGAAGCCGGGATCGCCGTCGTGCAGTTTGCGGCGCTGGAAGGGGCGCGGCCGTTATGA